The Hevea brasiliensis isolate MT/VB/25A 57/8 chromosome 1, ASM3005281v1, whole genome shotgun sequence genome has a window encoding:
- the LOC131182337 gene encoding 1-phosphatidylinositol-3-phosphate 5-kinase FAB1B-like isoform X2, producing the protein MNSPDKTFSELVGILKSWMPWRSESATVSRDFWMPDQSCRVCYECDSQFTIINRRHHCRLCGRIFCAKCTANSVPAPSSDPKSPQEEWEKIRVCNYCFKQWQQGIATLDNGIQVPSLDLSSSPSAASLASSKSSGTINSSTFTLGSMPYSVGPYQRAQQIAVPSPHQTSEMETNSSDKQRELAFGRSNGIVSDMGYHSPNLYAFSMNSDDDDDDYGVFRTDSETRHFPQDTEYFHQVEFDDMSNDEGSHKARLDGENIDSKSLSSSPLNHTFGSHSLEGMPQHGKKDGLDMDDECEVPSSMYPGENSDAEPVDFENNGLLWLPPEPEDEEDEREAGLFDDDEDDDDGHAAGEWGRLRTSNSFGSGEFRNRDKTGEEQKKAMKNVVDGHFRALVAQLLQVENIPVGDEDDKESWLEIITSLSWEAATLLKPDMSKSGGMDPGGYVKVKCIASGCRCESMVVKGVVCKKNVAHRRMKSKIERPRLLILGGALEYQRVSNHLSSFDTLLQQEMDHLKMAVARIDAHQPDVLLVEKSVSRFAQEYLLAKDISLVLNIKRPLLERIARCTGAQIVPSIDHLSSPKLGYCDMFHVEKFLEDLGTAGQGGKKLVKRLMYFEDCPKPLGFTILLRGANGDELKKVKHVVQYGVFAAYHLALETSFLADEGASLPELPLNSPITVALPDKPSSVDRSISTVPGFTIPANEKPQGLHASSEPQTSNSIHIAYIDSTVSSSSADQVERKPLADGPSSQSTALPSSGINSAAFLSTVPYTMKVVSDSYCTFEQKNKMQPGGSLVAEIIPVNNKVAAMGDHLTVNGFEHSEGIMENHSPNDLGEMVPTLSHSSEVSSARQDNKSNLEEPGPLKEEFPPSPSDHQSILVSLSSRCVWKGTVCERSHLFRIKYYGSFDKPLGRFLRDHLFNNSYICRSCEMPSEAHVHCYTHRQGTLTISVKKLPEIILPGEKDGKIWMWHRCLRCPRTNGFPPATRRVVMSDAAWGLSFGKFLELSFSNHAAASRVASCGHSLHRDCLRFYGFGNMVACFRYASIHVLSVYLPPSKLDFNFENQEWIQKETVEVVDRAELLFSEVLNALSQIAEKRSSAAPPNSGTKLPESRRQIGELEAMLEKEKVEFEELLQKALNREAKKVQPVIDILEINRLRRQLLFQSYMWDHRLIYAASLDNNSFHDNLNWSSSGHEEKPIANTEQLNEMNVNAKPGKGFSSCNSLPVDTLLLKIPDRQGGLGSNPDHSDTAHEKDKSQGSNLGKEDHTKLSAVIPICDQPSSLEYSGNVRRTVSEGQVPIMSNLSDTLDAAWTGENLLGVGISKDDISVLSDSAVADLSTTSTVLEGLDLYNRVEDQNGPKVSCSPSPALSVKGSDNMEDSVSYLRMPFLNFYRSLNKNFLASSEKLNIMGEYSPIYVSSFRELELQGGARLLLPVGVNDTVIPVYDDEPTSIISYALLSPEYHGQLTDDGDLNSSLSLSEPMTSQSFHTVDEVTIDSHRCLGSTDESILPMPGSRSPLLLDPLFHAKAMHARVSFGDEGPLGKVKHSVTCYYAKRFEALRRVCCPSELDFIRSLSRCKKWGAQGGKSNVFFAKTLDDRFIIKQVTKTELESFIKFAPEYFKYLSKSISSRSPTCLAKILGIYQVTSKHLKGGKESKMDVLVMENLLFGRNVTRLYDLKGSSRSRYNPDSSGSNKVLLDQNLIEAMPTSPIFVGNKAKRLLERAVWNDTSFLGSIDVMDYSLLVGLDEEKGELVLGIIDFMRQYTWDKHLETWVKASGILGGPKNSSPTVISPEQYKKRFRKAMTTYFLMVPDQWSPPTIIPSKSQSDLFEENSQGGNSVE; encoded by the exons ATGAATTCCCCTGACAAGACATTTTCTGAGCTAGTTGGCATATTGAAATCCTGGATGCCTTGGCGATCTGAGTCAGCAACTGTGTCAAGGGATTTTTGGATGCCCGATCAGAGTTGTAGAGTATGCTATGAGTGCGATTCTCAGTTCACAATAATTAACCGTAGGCACCACTGTAGACTTTGTGGTCGTATTTTCTGTGCCAAGTGTACAGCCAACTCAGTTCCTGCCCCATCAAGTGATCCAAAGTCTCCACAGGAAGAGTGGGAAAAAATTCGGGTATGTAATTATTGTTTCAAACAATGGCAGCAGGGGATAGCTACTTTGGATAATGGAATCCAGGTTCCTAGCCTGGATCTTAGCAGTTCACCATCAGCGGCAAGTTTGGCCAGCTCTAAATCTAGTGGCACTATTAACAGTAGTACCTTCACTCTTGGCTCGATGCCATACTCAGTTGGGCCATATCAACGAGCTCAACAAATTGCAGTTCCCAGCCCACATCAAACATCTGAAATGGAAACAAATTCTTCGGATAAACAAAGAGAATTAGCATTTGGAAGGAGCAATGGCATTGTTTCAGACATGGGCTATCATTCTCCAAACCTCTATGCATTTTCTATGAACAG CGATGACGATGATGATGACTATGGTGTATTTCGCACTGATTCTGAAACGAGGCATTTTCCCCAAGACACTGAGTATTTTCATCAAGTTGAGTTTGATGACATGAGCAATGATGAGGGATCACATAAAGCTCGTCTTGATGGAGAAAATATTGACTCAAAAAGCTTAAGCAGCTCTCCATTGAACCATACTTTTGGCTCACATAGTCTAGAAGGAATGCCACAGCATGGGAAAAAAGATGGGCTTGATATGGATGATGAGTGTGAAGTACCTTCCTCCATGTATCCGGGGGAAAACAGTGATGCTGAACCTGTGGATTTTGAGAACAATGGACTGCTCTGGCTTCCCCCTGAACcagaagatgaagaagatgagagggaAGCTGGTTTGTTTGATGATGATGAGGATGACGATGATGGGCATGCAGCCGGAGAGTGGGGACGTTTACGCACCTCAAACAGTTTTGGAAGTGGAGAATTCCGTAATAGAGACAAGACAGGTGAGGAGCAAAAGAAGGCCATGAAAAATGTGGTTGATGGGCATTTCAGGGCTTTGGTAGCCCAGCTATTACAGGTTGAGAATATTCCTGTGGGTGATGAAGATGATAAGGAAAGCTGGTTGGAAATCATTACATCTCTGTCATGGGAGGCAGCTACACTACTGAAGCCAGATATGAGCAAAAGTGGAGGAATGGACCCTGGTGGATATGTGAAAGTAAAATGCATTGCTTCTGGATGCCGCTGTGAGAG TATGGTGGTCAAAGGAGTTGTTTGTAAGAAAAATGTGGCTCATCGCCGAATGAAATCAAAAATAGAGAGACCTCGATTGTTGATCCTTGGAGGGGCTCTTGAGTACCAACGGGTTTCTAACCACTTATCAAGTTTTGATACCCTGCTACAGCAG gaAATGGACCATCTAAAGATGGCTGTGGCCAGGATAGATGCACACCAACCTGATGTTCTTTTAGTAGAGAAATCAGTTTCACGATTTGCGCAGGAGTACCTTCTTGCTAAAGACATATCTCTTGTTCTCAATATCAAGAGGCCACTTTTAGAGCGCATAGCCCGTTGCACAGGTGCTCAAATAGTTCCTTCAATCGATCATCTCTCTTCCCCAAAGTTGGGCTACTGCGATATGTTTCACGTAGAGAAATTTTTGGAAGATCTTGGTACTGCTGGGCAGGGTGGAAAAAAATTGGTGAAGAGATTGATGTATTTTGAGGACTGCCCAAAGCCATTGGGTTTTACC ATTTTACTTAGAGGTGCTAATGGGGATGAGTTGAAGAAAGTGAAACACGTGGTCCAATATGGAGTTTTTGCAGCATATCACCTGGCTTTGGAGACGTCTTTTCTTGCTGATGAAGGAGCGTCTCTACCAGAACTCCCACTGAACTCTCCAATAACAGTGGCACTCCCTGATAAACCTTCAAGCGTTGATAGATCTATATCAACTGTACCTGGTTTCACTATCCCTGCCAATGAAAAGCCTCAGGGACTGCACGCTAGTAGTGAACCACAAACATCCAACAGCATCCATATTGCATATATTGACTCAACAGTCAGCAGTTCTTCTGCAGACCAAGTTGAAAGGAAACCGCTAGCTGATGGTCCTAGCTCTCAATCCACAGCACTCCCTTCATCTGGCATCAACTCAGCTGCATTTCTTTCAACTGTTCCTTATACAATGAAAGTTGTTTCAGATTCTTACTGTACTTTtgagcagaaaaataaaatgcaaccTGGAGGTTCTCTGGTAGCAGAAATAATTCCGGTTAACAACAAGGTGGCTGCCATGGGTGATCATCTTACTGTTAATGGCTTTGAGCATTCAGAAGGTATTATGGAAAATCATTCCCCAAATGATCTTGGTGAAATGGTTCCCACTCTGTCGCACAGCTCAGAGGTATCATCTGCACGACAAGATAATAAAAGTAATCTTGAGGAGCCAGGACCTTTAAAAGAAGAATTTCCTCCATCACCTTCAGATCATCAGAGCATTTTGGTTTCCTTGTCTTCCCGCTGTGTATGGAAGGGGACTGTCTGTGAAAGGTCTCATCTTTTTCGAATTAAATACTATGGTAGCTTTGACAAACCTTTGGGTCGGTTTTTGCGAGACCATTTATTCAATAAT AGTTACATATGCCGATCTTGTGAGATGCCATCAGAAGCCCATGTTCATTGTTACACTCATCGACAAGGCACCCTGACTATATCAGTTAAGAAGCTACCAGAAATAATATTACCAGGTGAAAAGGATGGAAAGATCTGGATGTGGCACAGATGCTTAAGGTGTCCCCGGACAAATGGTTTTCCTCCAGCTACCCGGAGAGTAGTGATGTCTGATGCTGCTTGGGGTTTATcttttgggaaatttttggaGCTTAGTTTTTCAAACCATGCAGCTGCAAGCAGGGTGGCAAGTTGTGGTCATTCTCTGCATAGGGATTGTCTTCGATTCTATGG ATTTGGGAATATGGTTGCTTGCTTTCGTTATGCATCAATTCATGTTCTCTCTGTGTACCTTCCACCCTCAAAACTTGATTTCAACTTTGAGAACCAGGAGTGGATACAGAAAGAAACAGTTGAG GTTGTTGACCGGGCAGAGCTTCTATTTTCTGAAGTACTCAATGCTTTGAGTCAAATTGCagagaaaagatctagtgcagcACCACCAAATAGTGGCACAAAACTACCTGAATCAAGGCGCCAAATTGGAGAACTTGAAGCAATGTTAGAAAAGGAGAAGGTAGAATTTGAG GAGTTGCTCCAAAAAGCTTTGAATAGAGAAGCAAAAAAGGTTCAGCCTGTTATTGACATTCTTGAGATCAATAGACTGCGGCGGCAGTTGCTTTTCCAATCTTACATGTGGGACCACCGGCTAATATATGCAGCCAGTTTAGATAACAACAGTTTTCATGATAATTTGAATTGGTCAAGTTCAGGACATGAGGAAAAACCCATAGCTAATACTGAGCAGCTcaatgagatgaatgtgaatgcCAAACCAGGAAAAGGTTTTAGTAGCTGCAACTCTCTGCCTGTAGATACATTGTTGCTTAAAATCCCTGATCGGCAAGGAGGACTTGGCAGTAATCCTGACCACTCTGACACAGCCCATGAAAAAGATAAGAGTCAAGGTTCTAATCTGGGAAAGGAAGACCACACTAAGCTTTCAGCTGTCATTCCCATCTGTGATCAACCCAGCAGCCTGGAATACAGTGGAAATGTTCGCAGGACCGTTTCTGAGGGACAGGTTCCTATCATGTCAAATTTATCTGATACCCTTGATGCTGCATGGACAGGAGAGAATCTCCTAGGAGTTGGAATATCAAAAGATGATATCAGTGTGCTTTCTGATTCAGCTGTGGCAGATTTGTCAACCACATCTACAGTGCTGGAAGGGTTGGATTTGTACAATCGAGTGGAAGACCAAAATGGGCCCAAGGTCAGCTGTTCACCTTCACCTGCATTGTCTGTCAAGGGCTCTGATAATATGGAAGATTCTGTAAGCTACCTGAGAATGCCTTTCTTGAACTTTTACCGCTCATTGAACAAGAACTTTTTGGCAAGCTCTGAGAAGCTTAATATAATGGGCGAGTATAGTCCAATCTATGTTTCATCCTTCAGGGAGTTGGAACTCCAGGGTGGGGCTAGGCTCCTCCTGCCTGTGGGGGTGAATGACACTGTCATTCCTGTGTATGATGATGAGCCTACAAGCATTATATCTTATGCACTACTATCACCAGAGTATCATGGCCAACTGACTGATGATGGAGACTTAAATTCTTCCTTAAGTTTATCTGAACCCATGACTTCTCAGTCATTCCACACTGTTGATGAAGTTACCATCGATTCTCACAGATGCCTTGGGTCTACAGATGAGAGTATCTTGCCTATGCCTGGATCTCGAAGCCCTCTGCTTCTAGACCCACTCTTTCACGCAAAAGCTATGCATGCCAGAGTTTCTTTTGGAGATGAAGGCCCACTTGGTAAGGTGAAACATTCTGTGACATGTTACTATGCAAAACGGTTTGAAGCCTTAAGAAGGGTATGTTGTCCATCTGAGCTTGATTTTATAAGGTCTCTCAGTCGTTGTAAGAAGTGGGGAGCTCAAGGTGGCAAGAGTAATGTCTTCTTTGCAAAAACATTGGACGATCGCTTTATTATCAAACAAGTCACAAAGACAGAATTAGAGTCATTTATAAAATTTGCTCCTGAATATTTCAAGTATCTCTCTAAATCAATTAGCTCAAGAAGTCCAACATGCCTGGCTAAAATTTTGGGGATCTATCAG GTTACATCAAAACATTTGAAAGGTGGGAAAGAATCAAAAATGGATGTTCTGGTCATGGAGAATCTTCTGTTTGGGAGGAATGTGACTCGCCTTTATGATCTTAAAGGATCTTCCAGATCACGATATAATCCTGATTCCAGTGGGAGCAATAAAGTTCTATTGGATCAGAACTTGATTGAAGCAATGCCAACTTCTCCTATTTTTGTTGGAAACAAGGCAAAGCGGTTACTGGAGAGAGCTGTCTGGAATGATACTTCTTTTCTTGGG TCTATTGATGTAATGGATTACTCATTATTGGTTGGGCTGGATGAAGAGAAGGGTGAATTGGTTCTTGGAATCATTGATTTCATGAGGCAATATACGTGGGACAAGCACCTGGAAACATGGGTGAAAGCTTCAGGCATACTTGGTGGGCCAAAGAACTCATCTCCGACGGTTATTTCTCCAGAGCAATACAAGAAAAGGTTCAGGAAAGCAATGACTACCTATTTTCTAATGGTCCCAGATCAGTGGTCACCTCCCACTATCATTCCAAGTAAATCCCAGTCAGATTTGTTTGAAGAGAACTCACAAGGCGGGAATTCAGTTGAATGA